One window of Thermogemmata fonticola genomic DNA carries:
- a CDS encoding baeRF3 domain-containing protein — MPILGPKYLRELLQAQEAPCVSIYLPTHRTYPDNEQDPIRFKNLVKQVEESLAKAYPQRQTEELRHKLQQLAGNALFWRNTLDGLAVLASPKRFDVFTLPRTMPERAVAADSFHVKPLLRHVQSADRFRVLALSRDRAALFEGNRYKLDPLQGNGFPLTLTEVLGSELTEPHRDRHSADAAQHAIAHGSGSRKDEIDIDTQRFFRVVADRLPLNGVPVVLAALAEHQSPFRSACHRHQDLLPEGVLGDPFHLSLEELRSKAWKVVEPIYLQRLQKLCEDFGTAYSRGAGAADLADAAHAAVAARIGLLLIDADQVIPGVIDPATGELRNGDLADPKVDDALDDLAEMVLRAGGDVVVVPHERMPTQTGLAAIYRY; from the coding sequence ATGCCGATCCTTGGTCCGAAATATCTGCGCGAGTTGTTGCAGGCCCAGGAGGCGCCGTGCGTGTCGATCTATCTGCCGACGCACCGCACCTATCCGGATAATGAGCAGGACCCGATCCGCTTCAAGAACTTAGTCAAGCAGGTGGAGGAATCGCTCGCTAAGGCCTATCCCCAGCGGCAGACGGAGGAGCTGCGGCACAAGCTACAGCAGTTAGCGGGTAACGCCCTGTTCTGGCGCAACACGCTCGACGGCCTGGCGGTCCTGGCGTCTCCCAAGCGGTTCGACGTCTTCACCCTGCCGCGGACGATGCCGGAACGGGCGGTGGCCGCCGATTCGTTCCATGTCAAACCGCTGTTGCGGCATGTGCAATCGGCGGATCGCTTCCGGGTGCTGGCCCTGTCCCGCGATCGGGCGGCCCTGTTCGAGGGGAACCGGTACAAGCTCGACCCGCTCCAGGGCAATGGCTTCCCCCTGACGCTGACCGAGGTGCTGGGTAGCGAGTTGACCGAGCCGCACCGCGACCGGCACTCCGCGGACGCCGCACAACATGCGATTGCTCACGGCAGCGGTTCCCGCAAGGACGAGATCGACATCGATACCCAGCGGTTCTTCCGGGTCGTGGCGGACCGCCTGCCGCTCAACGGTGTGCCGGTGGTCCTGGCCGCGCTGGCCGAGCATCAATCGCCGTTCCGCAGCGCCTGTCACCGCCATCAGGATCTGTTGCCCGAAGGCGTCCTGGGCGATCCGTTCCATCTGAGTTTGGAAGAATTGCGGAGCAAGGCGTGGAAGGTGGTCGAGCCAATCTACCTCCAGCGCTTGCAGAAGCTGTGCGAGGATTTCGGGACGGCGTATAGCCGGGGAGCCGGTGCGGCGGACCTGGCGGATGCTGCCCATGCTGCGGTAGCGGCGCGGATCGGCCTTTTGCTCATCGATGCCGATCAGGTCATTCCTGGTGTCATCGATCCGGCGACGGGCGAGCTGCGCAACGGCGATCTAGCGGACCCCAAAGTCGATGACGCCTTGGATGACCTGGCGGAAATGGTGCTACGAGCCGGGGGCGATGTCGTTGTGGTGCCCCATGAGCGCATGCCGACCCAAACCGGTTTGGCCGCTATCTACCGCTACTGA
- a CDS encoding rhodanese-like domain-containing protein: MAKQHSPRFLQLVAEARSRIRECTVEDVRRRIEAGERFVLIDVREESEYAAGHAVGAIHLSKGVIERDIESKFPDPQTPLVLYCGGGYRSALAADNLQKMGYTNVVSMEGGWRAWVQAGLPVEHGTAPTNTSG; the protein is encoded by the coding sequence ATGGCCAAGCAACATTCTCCCCGGTTTCTGCAACTGGTGGCCGAGGCCCGCAGCCGCATCCGCGAATGCACGGTGGAGGACGTGCGGCGGCGGATCGAGGCCGGTGAACGTTTCGTGCTCATCGATGTGCGGGAAGAGAGTGAATATGCGGCGGGGCATGCCGTCGGAGCCATCCACCTCAGTAAGGGAGTGATCGAACGGGACATCGAGAGCAAGTTTCCCGATCCGCAAACGCCTCTGGTGCTCTACTGCGGCGGCGGTTACCGCTCGGCCTTGGCTGCGGACAATCTTCAAAAGATGGGCTACACCAACGTGGTCAGCATGGAGGGAGGCTGGCGGGCGTGGGTCCAGGCCGGCCTGCCAGTCGAACACGGAACAGCCCCGACGAATACTTCCGGCTGA
- a CDS encoding ABC transporter permease: MREAGIISAGRTLILAFRLGWQLETNWARPWLFILYMFVKPICGSLVLVCMYYAARAAVPGRVPPEYLPFLYISNAVYSLVGLVMFGLSYAVIRDREHYRMLKYIYISPCDFRLYIAGRGLARMVEGVVSAAVTIAVGLAVFAEMRQEWRLDAGWLAVFAALGVGVLWASGLMLAGMCLNLTRQGMFLSEGVAGLVYLLSGVLYPISILPTWLQGVALVLPTTWWVEGMRRALLGPLPEPLQSPLSAWSTAEVAGLLAITTAVLLGVAGIVWRWCERRAWRRGLLEENAGV; this comes from the coding sequence ATGAGAGAAGCAGGGATCATCTCAGCGGGGCGGACGCTGATTTTGGCTTTTCGTTTGGGCTGGCAGTTGGAGACGAATTGGGCGCGGCCCTGGCTGTTTATTCTTTACATGTTCGTCAAGCCGATTTGCGGTTCCCTGGTGCTGGTGTGCATGTATTATGCGGCCCGTGCGGCGGTTCCGGGACGGGTGCCCCCAGAGTATTTGCCGTTCCTCTACATCTCCAATGCCGTATATAGCCTTGTGGGCCTCGTCATGTTTGGCCTAAGCTATGCTGTGATACGGGATCGAGAACATTATCGCATGTTGAAGTACATCTACATCAGCCCCTGCGATTTCCGGCTCTATATTGCGGGTCGAGGGCTAGCCCGGATGGTGGAAGGGGTGGTGAGTGCGGCGGTGACGATCGCGGTGGGTCTCGCCGTGTTCGCGGAGATGCGGCAGGAGTGGCGGCTCGATGCGGGCTGGCTGGCCGTCTTTGCAGCGCTGGGTGTAGGGGTGCTTTGGGCCAGCGGCCTGATGCTCGCGGGGATGTGTTTGAATCTGACCCGGCAGGGGATGTTTTTGAGCGAAGGGGTGGCGGGGCTGGTCTATCTGCTCAGCGGGGTGCTCTATCCCATCAGCATATTGCCAACATGGCTTCAGGGGGTGGCGCTCGTGTTGCCGACGACCTGGTGGGTGGAGGGGATGCGCCGGGCCTTACTGGGACCGCTGCCAGAGCCGCTGCAAAGCCCTTTGAGCGCCTGGAGCACGGCCGAAGTGGCGGGACTGCTGGCCATCACGACCGCGGTGCTGCTGGGAGTCGCAGGAATCGTTTGGCGCTGGTGCGAACGGCGAGCGTGGCGCCGCGGCCTGCTGGAGGAGAACGCCGGCGTGTGA
- the pxpB gene encoding 5-oxoprolinase subunit PxpB: MMPHAVSPLPPDLPLVPLGDQAVLVAWPDEASAWVWAEQLRRRAPPWLEDVVVAYVSVGVFYDARRVRYAEVRDYLLSLPRPDSAASQSFPLPGRLWTIPVCYQEPFAPDLPQVAAQSGLTPEEVIRCHQSVTYTVYAIGFVPGFPYLGYLPPSLQGVSRLANPRREVPPGSVGVAGKQTGIYPLPRPGGWRLIGRTPLTIVDLDDAFFPLAVGDRVRFQAIDPDAFARLHGRRLDTSFRTATDPGSAN; encoded by the coding sequence ATGATGCCGCACGCTGTTTCACCGCTGCCACCGGATTTGCCGCTGGTCCCCCTGGGGGATCAGGCCGTGCTGGTGGCGTGGCCGGATGAAGCCTCCGCTTGGGTTTGGGCCGAGCAACTCCGCCGCCGCGCTCCGCCGTGGCTGGAGGATGTCGTCGTCGCCTATGTTTCCGTGGGGGTATTTTATGATGCCCGCCGGGTGCGTTATGCCGAGGTGCGGGACTATTTGCTGTCCTTGCCGCGGCCAGATTCCGCTGCTTCGCAAAGCTTTCCGCTTCCGGGACGCCTTTGGACCATCCCGGTCTGTTACCAGGAGCCGTTCGCTCCCGACCTACCCCAGGTAGCAGCCCAGAGTGGTTTGACGCCGGAGGAAGTCATCCGCTGCCATCAGAGTGTCACATACACCGTTTATGCCATCGGTTTTGTGCCGGGCTTCCCGTATCTGGGTTATTTGCCCCCGTCGTTGCAAGGAGTGTCCCGCTTGGCCAATCCGCGCCGCGAGGTCCCGCCGGGCAGTGTCGGCGTGGCAGGGAAACAGACCGGGATTTACCCCTTGCCCCGCCCCGGCGGCTGGCGCCTCATCGGCCGCACGCCGCTGACCATCGTCGATTTGGACGACGCATTTTTCCCCCTGGCCGTTGGAGATCGCGTCCGCTTCCAGGCGATCGACCCGGACGCCTTCGCCCGCCTCCACGGCCGCCGCCTCGATACCAGTTTCCGGACCGCCACTGATCCTGGCAGTGCCAACTGA
- a CDS encoding ABC transporter permease: MGHHLRQFGAILRDSYREAVDSWIILIMLALGAVVIALCASMGFEPLPAEKAFPKIVQSFTQFLPHRGQGRNIEYADCNFLARDIQKVEEGFQLIVEVQAKPSAPLPEEGRRPDILPPKGPANPPGAERDADTFREAVARWLQKEGQQKTRPAPEPPFFLRRPQVSTQEQQAVQPADMEEFLAQQFQFHAAMPAQVRFREKRTTPPNNHTTYIFDVTVRGGVSVRGWPHTMTMFFGGITLTRETNLGIILYVIEDQIINGLGGGIALLLSVIVTAFFIPNMLRKGSIDLIISKPIGRMTLLAYKYIGGLIFVLIITTFTVGGVWLALALRSGYWNPAFLAVIPLLTFAFAILYAVSILVAMLTRSAFASIIVTLLFMLFLYIVGQVKSILDTFKKSNSPNDISTWAITTIDTLNNVLPRYKDLDKLTTKILSEGTLTTIESATIGLHGIEYPSWWNTLGVSLLYIVVLVGLAGWWFRSRDY; the protein is encoded by the coding sequence ATGGGGCATCATCTGCGGCAATTCGGGGCCATCCTGCGGGATTCCTACCGCGAAGCGGTCGATAGCTGGATCATCCTGATCATGCTGGCTTTAGGGGCCGTGGTCATCGCCTTGTGCGCCAGCATGGGATTTGAGCCGCTGCCCGCCGAGAAGGCCTTTCCGAAGATCGTGCAGTCCTTCACCCAGTTCCTGCCCCATCGCGGCCAAGGGCGAAACATCGAGTATGCCGACTGCAACTTCCTGGCCCGCGACATTCAGAAAGTCGAGGAAGGATTCCAACTTATCGTGGAGGTCCAGGCCAAGCCATCTGCTCCGCTGCCGGAGGAGGGAAGGAGGCCAGATATTTTACCGCCGAAAGGACCCGCCAATCCTCCCGGTGCCGAGCGGGATGCAGACACTTTCCGGGAGGCCGTTGCCCGCTGGCTGCAAAAGGAAGGCCAGCAGAAAACCCGCCCCGCCCCAGAGCCCCCGTTTTTCCTCAGGCGCCCCCAAGTCTCAACCCAGGAGCAGCAGGCCGTGCAACCGGCGGATATGGAAGAATTCCTCGCCCAGCAGTTTCAATTCCATGCCGCGATGCCGGCCCAAGTCCGTTTCCGGGAAAAACGCACCACTCCACCGAACAACCACACCACTTACATCTTCGACGTCACTGTTCGCGGCGGGGTCTCGGTCCGGGGCTGGCCTCATACTATGACTATGTTCTTCGGCGGCATCACCCTGACACGGGAAACCAATCTGGGTATCATCTTGTATGTCATCGAGGATCAAATTATCAACGGCCTGGGAGGCGGTATTGCACTCTTGCTGAGTGTCATTGTCACTGCATTCTTTATTCCTAATATGCTAAGGAAAGGTAGTATTGATCTCATCATCTCCAAGCCCATTGGCCGGATGACATTGTTGGCTTACAAATATATTGGAGGCTTAATCTTTGTATTGATCATCACCACATTTACCGTGGGCGGCGTGTGGCTGGCCCTGGCCCTGCGCAGCGGCTACTGGAATCCCGCTTTCCTGGCCGTCATCCCCCTGCTCACCTTCGCTTTCGCCATCCTCTACGCCGTCTCCATCCTGGTGGCTATGCTCACACGCAGTGCTTTCGCTTCCATCATCGTGACGTTGCTCTTCATGCTTTTCCTCTATATTGTCGGACAGGTAAAATCCATACTCGATACTTTCAAAAAATCGAATTCTCCCAATGATATTTCCACCTGGGCAATCACAACGATAGACACATTGAATAATGTATTACCACGATATAAAGACCTAGATAAACTGACGACGAAAATTTTGTCCGAAGGCACATTGACTACTATTGAGTCTGCCACTATCGGCTTGCACGGGATTGAATATCCGTCCTGGTGGAACACTTTGGGTGTATCTTTGTTGTATATTGTGGTGCTGGTGGGTTTGGCCGGATGGTGGTTCCGCAGCCGGGACTACTGA